A genomic region of Amphiura filiformis chromosome 6, Afil_fr2py, whole genome shotgun sequence contains the following coding sequences:
- the LOC140155894 gene encoding thialysine N-epsilon-acetyltransferase-like: MNEQTTDDSTMSHKYVIRSATQEDCEAIHRLITELARFEKGEDQVANTVQGLKEDGFGDSAFFKCLVAETIPENTQNDLPNSKGKHGDKEVIGYALYFFGYSTWNGKLVYLEDLYVTPDHRDAGLGTAMMKRVARIGADTGCNRMQWAVLGWNTDARRLYKRLGAQDLTDSEEWHVVTLRKDKFDTFVTDDETSSNNTNSILIV, encoded by the exons ATGAATG AACAAACAACCGACGACTCAACAATGTCTCACAAATATGTAATCCGTTCGGCCACACAAGAAGACTGTGAAGCCATCCATAGACTCATTACAGAACTAGCTAGATTTGAGAAAGGAGAGGATCAAGTAGCCAACACAGTGCAAG GTCTCAAAGAAGATGGTTTTGGAGACAGTGCATTCTTTAAATGTTTAGTAGCTGAAACTATACCAGAGAATACTCAAAATGACTTGCCTAATTCAAAAGGAAAGCATGGAGACAAGGAAGTGATAGGTTATGCTCTCTACTTTTTTGGGTACAGCACATGGAATGGAAAGCTTGTCTATTTGGAAGATTTATACGTCACACCTGATCATAGGG ATGCCGGTCTTGGTACAGCAATGATGAAGAGAGTTGCCAGG ATAGGAGCAGACACAGGCTGCAATAGAATGCAGTGGGCTGTACTTGGTTGGAACACAGATGCCAGAAGACTGTACAAAAGACTAGGAGCACAAGATTTAACAGATTCAGAAGAGTGGCATGTGGTTACTCTAAGGAAAGACAAATTTGATACATTTGTGACAGATGATGAAACAAGTAGTAATAATACTAATAGTATCCTTATAGTTTGA
- the LOC140155890 gene encoding acyl-coenzyme A thioesterase 9, mitochondrial-like isoform X1, translating into MAASAGWKMLSRVLASDVYSCGRFGIHVLPCRFMSATSVPHIKNVREQLKELAGAQKQWGGERADRSGLYTQLVHSQTQLTPRTMKESYQEALIPLSSKPEIQEKYINWFKTIRIGKLLEDLDTFAVWISYQHNNRDELKSPLVIVTALVDRIDLHEGTICADSDIKMTGHVTWAGKTSMEVTMKLKQLKQDSWSDILQATFVMVARDPGNKGAAYVNPLRPETPEEEMIFQEGEVSKVNRKKEVDESLLKTAPTAEERELIHQMFVDSLDEQTMSFGARTKDEGSVWMEHTKLKNLLICFPQERNLYNKIFGGFLMRKATELAWANACMHSRKTPSFRAIDDIWFRKPVEVGSILLLLSEIAYTEGDFMQIRVHAQVVDHKTNKADTTNIFHFTLSCSGDVPPVVPKTYGESMLYLDGRRHFKEFMRTGIIDKVEETLGTGE; encoded by the exons ATGGCTGCTTCTGCTGGGTGGAAAAT GTTATCCAGAGTTTTGGCATCAGATGTGTACAGCTGTGGAAGATTTGGTATTCATGTATTGCCATGCAGATTTATGAGTGCAACTTCTGTGCCTCATATTAAAAATG TTAGAGAACAACTGAAAGAGTTGGCTGGAGCACAGAAGCAATGGGG GGGAGAAAGGGCCGATAGATCTGGTTTGTACACCCAGCTGGTACATAGCCAAACACAGCTGACTCCAAGGACCATGAAAGAAAGCTACCAAGAAGCACTGATTCCACTCAGTAGTAAGCCAGAAATACAAGAGAAATATATCAATTGGTTTAAGACTATCAGAATAGGCAAGCTATTGGAAGACTTGGATACATTTGCTG TATGGATATCATACCAGCATAATAACAGAGATGAACTCAAATCACCTTTGGTAATTGTAACAGCATTAGTTGACAGAATAG ATTTACATGAAGGAACCATATGTGCAGATAGTGACATCAAAATGACAGGACATGTAACATGGGCTGGCAAGACTTCAATGGAAGTCACAATGAAATTGAAGCAG tTGAAACAGGACAGTTGGAGTGATATATTGCAAGCAACATTTGTCATGGTAGCCAGAGATCCAGGAAATAAAGG TGCTGCATATGTTAACCCATTAAGACCTGAAACACCAGAGGAAGAGATGATCTTCCAGGAGGGAGAAGTAAGCAAAGTGAATCGTAAAAAAGAAGTGGATGAATCTCTTCTGAAGACGGCACCCACAGCTGAGGAACGAGAACTCATTCACCAGATGTTTGTTGATTCATTAGATGAACA GACCATGTCTTTTGGTGCTCGTACAAAGGATGAGGGATCCGTTTGGATGGAACATACCAAATTGAAGAACCTCCTCATATGTTTTCCTCAG GAAAGAAATCTGTATAACAAAATATTTGGTGGATTCCTGATGAGGAAAGCAACTGAATTGGCTTGGGCAAATGCATGTATGCATAG TCGTAAGACACCATCCTTTCGAGCTATAGATGATATCTGGTTCAGGAAGCCAGTAGAAGTTGGATCAATTCTCTTGTTGTTATCAGAG ATAGCTTATACAGAGGGAGATTTCATGCAGATTAGGGTTCATGCTCAAGTAGTTGACCACAAAACAAATAAAGCCGATACTACCAACATCTTTCACTTTACGCTATCATGCAGCGGCGATGTACCTCCTGTTGTACCAAAGACATATGGAG AATCTATGCTGTATTTAGATGGAAGAAGACACTTCAAGGAGTTTATGAGGACAGGTATAATTGACAAGGTTGAAGAAACACTTGGAACAGGAGAATGA
- the LOC140155890 gene encoding acyl-coenzyme A thioesterase 9, mitochondrial-like isoform X2 gives MSATSVPHIKNVREQLKELAGAQKQWGGERADRSGLYTQLVHSQTQLTPRTMKESYQEALIPLSSKPEIQEKYINWFKTIRIGKLLEDLDTFAVWISYQHNNRDELKSPLVIVTALVDRIDLHEGTICADSDIKMTGHVTWAGKTSMEVTMKLKQLKQDSWSDILQATFVMVARDPGNKGAAYVNPLRPETPEEEMIFQEGEVSKVNRKKEVDESLLKTAPTAEERELIHQMFVDSLDEQTMSFGARTKDEGSVWMEHTKLKNLLICFPQERNLYNKIFGGFLMRKATELAWANACMHSRKTPSFRAIDDIWFRKPVEVGSILLLLSEIAYTEGDFMQIRVHAQVVDHKTNKADTTNIFHFTLSCSGDVPPVVPKTYGESMLYLDGRRHFKEFMRTGIIDKVEETLGTGE, from the exons ATGAGTGCAACTTCTGTGCCTCATATTAAAAATG TTAGAGAACAACTGAAAGAGTTGGCTGGAGCACAGAAGCAATGGGG GGGAGAAAGGGCCGATAGATCTGGTTTGTACACCCAGCTGGTACATAGCCAAACACAGCTGACTCCAAGGACCATGAAAGAAAGCTACCAAGAAGCACTGATTCCACTCAGTAGTAAGCCAGAAATACAAGAGAAATATATCAATTGGTTTAAGACTATCAGAATAGGCAAGCTATTGGAAGACTTGGATACATTTGCTG TATGGATATCATACCAGCATAATAACAGAGATGAACTCAAATCACCTTTGGTAATTGTAACAGCATTAGTTGACAGAATAG ATTTACATGAAGGAACCATATGTGCAGATAGTGACATCAAAATGACAGGACATGTAACATGGGCTGGCAAGACTTCAATGGAAGTCACAATGAAATTGAAGCAG tTGAAACAGGACAGTTGGAGTGATATATTGCAAGCAACATTTGTCATGGTAGCCAGAGATCCAGGAAATAAAGG TGCTGCATATGTTAACCCATTAAGACCTGAAACACCAGAGGAAGAGATGATCTTCCAGGAGGGAGAAGTAAGCAAAGTGAATCGTAAAAAAGAAGTGGATGAATCTCTTCTGAAGACGGCACCCACAGCTGAGGAACGAGAACTCATTCACCAGATGTTTGTTGATTCATTAGATGAACA GACCATGTCTTTTGGTGCTCGTACAAAGGATGAGGGATCCGTTTGGATGGAACATACCAAATTGAAGAACCTCCTCATATGTTTTCCTCAG GAAAGAAATCTGTATAACAAAATATTTGGTGGATTCCTGATGAGGAAAGCAACTGAATTGGCTTGGGCAAATGCATGTATGCATAG TCGTAAGACACCATCCTTTCGAGCTATAGATGATATCTGGTTCAGGAAGCCAGTAGAAGTTGGATCAATTCTCTTGTTGTTATCAGAG ATAGCTTATACAGAGGGAGATTTCATGCAGATTAGGGTTCATGCTCAAGTAGTTGACCACAAAACAAATAAAGCCGATACTACCAACATCTTTCACTTTACGCTATCATGCAGCGGCGATGTACCTCCTGTTGTACCAAAGACATATGGAG AATCTATGCTGTATTTAGATGGAAGAAGACACTTCAAGGAGTTTATGAGGACAGGTATAATTGACAAGGTTGAAGAAACACTTGGAACAGGAGAATGA